Part of the Candidatus Thermoplasmatota archaeon genome, GGAATAAAATCCCTGATCAACAGCAACCATTGTTTAATTACAATGATAATCTAAATATAGCGACTTGGTGGGATTATCAAAGTTTTGTACCTAGCATAAACAGACTTGATGTTATACAAATCTTCCTTGTTAGTAATGGCCCACCATGTGATGTACAAATCAATGTTTATAATGCGCCTCAGGGATCTCCTATTGGTACTTCTACTTTGAACCCAGGTCTTTTACAATCTCCGATGTGGATACAATTCCATTTTGATCCATACATACCTTTGACGCCAGAAAACACATATTATTTTGATGTCAGAGAATTGCAAACACCAGACGAATTCCATTATGAATGGTTCCTTTTTAACAGTCCTATTGCTTACCCAAATGGGCAGGGATGGTTAGATGGTAGCCCAACACCTGGTGTCGGGTCATTCGACTGGACTTTCATAACTGAATACTACAACCCCCAGAGTACAAGGATTGGTGGACACTATGTCACATGCGCAGGGGTCAACTCACAAGAACTTATGATAGCATTTAGCGACCCATGCTGGGATATACAAAACCCTACTCAGGATTACACAAAGCACAACGACCCACAATATGTATCACATGATATTTACGAGGTAGGCATAGGATGTCCTGTTCCAGGTTATGACTACAAATGGTGGATAAAAGATTATGCTGCAGACTGTGATTACACCCTAGTAGAACAAGCAGTAGTTATATGTCCTATAAACAGCCCACCAAATAAACCAGTTAAACCAAGCGGACCAGCCAAAGGTAAAGTTGGAACAACATACACGTACACATCATCAACAACAGACCCCGATGGTGATCAAATCTGGTATTGGTTTGATTGGGGTGATGGCTCTAATAGTGGTTGGCTGGGACCATATGTTGCTGGTGCAACTGCTAATGCATCTCACAAGTGGACTACTAAGGGCACGTATAATGTTAAGGCTAAGGCTAAAGATGTTTATGGTGCTGAGAGTGAATGGTCAGAGGCTTTGTCAGTAAGTATGCCAAGGAGATATGCTGTGTTTAGATTTTTAGAGAGATTTCCACGTGTATCCCAGATACTAAAACACTTCTTCAACAAATAAAAAAAGGCTCTTCTCCACGAATTATCGGACTACCAGATATGAACAGCATGAAGGATTCCTCAGATCATGATTCAAGGAGAAAGATGACTTATGTGAGTCGTTTTGTCCGATGATTTAGGGACATGAGCCAAAAAAAACCTAATATTATCTATTAAATTGTGTAATATAATATAATCTATTATAATAGTTACTTAAATAGTAGGTTTAAAGAAGCAGGGATGCATTCACATTTTTGGATGCATAAAAATAAAGACCAGTTATATGAGGTTGTAAAAGATCTAAAAACAAAAAATGATTTTGAAAAAGAAATAAAAAAAATTAGAAAAGAATACGATGACCTATTAGATGAAGATGCAGCAGCTTTGTTGATTGTAGATGAACTAGGTAGAAACAAACAAAACATATGTAAAATATCAGATTTAAAATCAGATACTGAATGCACAGTGTTCGGTAAAATAACAAAGATTAGTGAATCAAGGAATTTCAAGAGAAAAAATGGTTCTAATGGTATGGTAGTAAACCTTGAGTTATCTGATGAAACTGGTACATGTAAACTGGTTTTGTGGAACAAGGATGTAGAGTTACTAAAAAACAAGGTTATCAAAAAAGGTACAAACGTTAAGGTAGTAAACGGTTATGTTAAAGATGGTTTCAACTGCTTGGAATTAAACGTTGGTAGATGGGGTTTTTTGGAGATAGAACCAGAACAAGTGTCTGAGATAAATAATAAAAAATCTTCTGATAAAAAAGTTTTGAGAGGAATGCTCGTTGATGTTGAGCCTACGCGAACTTTTTTTAGGGATAACGGTGAAATAGGTTTTGTTACAAAAATAAAAATAAAAGAAAAAAACACTATCAGAACACTAACTGTTTGGGATGAAAAAGTAAAAGAGATAAGATGTTTCAAAAAAGGTGACTCCATAGAGATAGATGAGGTTGATGTAAGAGAAAAAAACGGTAAAAAAGAGGAGCACGTAAACGGTAGGAGCATTATACGTAGAATCTAGCAACCATCCTGGATGTATCCCTTGCTTTTTTCAAGGGCATACTGCGCCCTCTGCAGCTCCCTACCGAGATAAGCGTAATGCTCAGGTAGTAAACTCGGCACGTTTTTCACAATTGTATCACAGAGTGCGTTTGCTTTATCTCCAACAAAAACCTTCTCAAGTTTACCTGAGACAATTTTTTTTCCTCTATAAACATTAGAGTAATACTCCACCTGAATTGTTTTATTTTTTCTTAGAACTGTTATAACAAAAAACCCACCTGGGTCTAGTTTTACATCTTTTTGTGATGTTTTTTTCGCTGTTATTAACGGTATCTCTCTATCCACCATTTATTATCTCACCTGCTTTAACAAGATTCCTAAGCTTCTCATAGGCACTTTCTCTCGGCAACAATCTTTGGCCACAGTCTGGTGATACTTGCACGATTTTTTCTCCAAATATATCAACAGCTTTTCTAATATGTTTTACTATTTCTTCCACACTCTCAACCATCTGGTTGTCTGATCGTACAGAACCCAGACATAATTTTTTAGAGAAAGAGTATTCTCTGAATTCATTTAGTAGATGTGGCGAGGCTTTGAACTCATGTGATAATATATCCACAGGCATATCCAACAAATCAGGTATAACTTCTGATACGTCACCACATGCATGAAGAATAGTGGGGCAACGTATTTTCTCTGTTATTACACCAATTAATTCCTTCCCATAGTCTGGCATCTCGTTTGAAAAAAAAGGTTCATCTATACTAATCATGTCAACGTGTTTCTCAAGTTTTTCTGCTTCTTGTTTAAGAGCGTATGCGAAATCAAAAGCCATTGTTTTTTCGTCTTTATAATGAATATTTATGCATGATTTACTTAATGTAAAAGGCCCCGTTATAACACCTTTGAGCATCCTATTTTTTGGTATAATGGTTCTAACATATTTTTGGTCATCAACTGTTATAGGACCATCATATTGTATTTTATCGATTACTTCCACCCGGTCTCTGATCCTGCAGCCTTTTAGCCTCCTAGCAAAAAGCTGTATAAACGGGTCTCTTGTCTGTCCATCAGATAAAATATCTATCCCTGCTCTATTCATATCATCTACAGCGTTTTTTATGTATTTGTTCCAAGTTTTGTTTTCTTTTTGGTTAAAATAATTCATCATAATGTCCATGGTATCGATTTTTACTGGGTATGATCCAACTACGCTTGTTTTGATTTTTTCCATTAAAAAAACTTCCTCCGTGGATGCGAGTCAGCGGGTTTTACACCAAAATAGTTCTCAGTATACTCAGAAACAAGTATGTCCTGCCATGCTATAGTTGGGAAAACAACATCTGAGTTTTCTATCGGCCCAAATATAGCGTAGTCTCCACCAAAAAGTACTATGTTAATGTTTGATGAGGCATCAACTGTTTTTTTAGCTGTTTCAAAATATTTGTTTAACCATGTTGATTTTTCGACAACATTATGTATAGCGCAACCAGTTGGTAGACCATATTCCTCTTTTATAACAGGTATAGCTGATATAGCTGCGCCACTGTAGTCACCTGGTGCTAGCGCTGCTGTGTCGATGAGTATTTTTTTGATTCCTACTTCATCTGCTATTGCGAGTAAACCCTTGTCTGTTAGATGCGCACCGTTTTCTAACACTTCTATTTTCCCATCTGGTGATTTATCCTTAGGGTTGAAGGCTACGATGATCGCCATATTTGGGGTGTGTTGTTTCAATGTTTTTCTCTCTTTTTCTGTTATACCTATGTGTATCGAGTTGTATATCATTCTGTGAAGAAGATTTTTTTTGTCTAAATACTCTAGAACTTTTATTTTTATGTTTGGTTCTATTATATCCACGGAAAAAGGTTGATTCTTTGGTAATACATGTTCGATAAAATCAATGATTTTTTCTACATCCCCCTCTTTTTTAATAAAAAAATCTGGTACACATGGGTTTCCTGTTTTTTTGCTTAGGTCCAGCATTTTTTTTATGTTTTTTTCTGCTTTTTTGTAATCTGGTATGCCTTTGAAGAAAACACCGCCGAATAGAACCGTTGGTTGTTCCCCGGGTTGCCCACCTATTTTTATTCCTGATATCTCAAAAATTTCTTGTTTTTTGGTGAAAGAAAACATGTTTTTTTATCCTCCTCTTTTTTTAACCCTGCCAGTATAGTTTAATATTATTCTGGCATGTAATGCTCTTTTGTCATCTATCTTTGTTGTTTCTGGTTTGATTCTTATTGCTATGTATGGTTCCCCAAAACAGCCTGGTGTTTTAGCTAATTTTTCTTTTATCGTTGTGTCTATGGTTTTTTTGTCTTTTATGCCTATCATATCAATTATTTCTATTTGTGCTTGGAATCTTTTTATGGCCTCTGTTTTTAGGTTTTCTATGTATGGTATTGCACCTGGTGCGTTTATAATCCTGTTTTTTTCGTCAACTCCATGTTTATGTAGTGCTATGAGTGATGAACCTGAGCGGTGTCCTCTTATGTCATCGCCGCAAACCACGAGGTATCTTATGTATGGGTTGGAGATGAGGTTTGCAACGATTTTTTCTATGCCTA contains:
- a CDS encoding PKD domain-containing protein, which encodes MQSGIDDWLHDYGLSNKFQENTYNKPTFSFIEGEIERSQDVILLMGYYDVILGNKIPDQQQPLFNYNDNLNIATWWDYQSFVPSINRLDVIQIFLVSNGPPCDVQINVYNAPQGSPIGTSTLNPGLLQSPMWIQFHFDPYIPLTPENTYYFDVRELQTPDEFHYEWFLFNSPIAYPNGQGWLDGSPTPGVGSFDWTFITEYYNPQSTRIGGHYVTCAGVNSQELMIAFSDPCWDIQNPTQDYTKHNDPQYVSHDIYEVGIGCPVPGYDYKWWIKDYAADCDYTLVEQAVVICPINSPPNKPVKPSGPAKGKVGTTYTYTSSTTDPDGDQIWYWFDWGDGSNSGWLGPYVAGATANASHKWTTKGTYNVKAKAKDVYGAESEWSEALSVSMPRRYAVFRFLERFPRVSQILKHFFNK
- a CDS encoding OB-fold nucleic acid binding domain-containing protein, which translates into the protein MHKNKDQLYEVVKDLKTKNDFEKEIKKIRKEYDDLLDEDAAALLIVDELGRNKQNICKISDLKSDTECTVFGKITKISESRNFKRKNGSNGMVVNLELSDETGTCKLVLWNKDVELLKNKVIKKGTNVKVVNGYVKDGFNCLELNVGRWGFLEIEPEQVSEINNKKSSDKKVLRGMLVDVEPTRTFFRDNGEIGFVTKIKIKEKNTIRTLTVWDEKVKEIRCFKKGDSIEIDEVDVREKNGKKEEHVNGRSIIRRI
- a CDS encoding DUF4346 domain-containing protein, with the translated sequence MVDREIPLITAKKTSQKDVKLDPGGFFVITVLRKNKTIQVEYYSNVYRGKKIVSGKLEKVFVGDKANALCDTIVKNVPSLLPEHYAYLGRELQRAQYALEKSKGYIQDGC
- a CDS encoding uroporphyrinogen decarboxylase family protein; the protein is MEKIKTSVVGSYPVKIDTMDIMMNYFNQKENKTWNKYIKNAVDDMNRAGIDILSDGQTRDPFIQLFARRLKGCRIRDRVEVIDKIQYDGPITVDDQKYVRTIIPKNRMLKGVITGPFTLSKSCINIHYKDEKTMAFDFAYALKQEAEKLEKHVDMISIDEPFFSNEMPDYGKELIGVITEKIRCPTILHACGDVSEVIPDLLDMPVDILSHEFKASPHLLNEFREYSFSKKLCLGSVRSDNQMVESVEEIVKHIRKAVDIFGEKIVQVSPDCGQRLLPRESAYEKLRNLVKAGEIINGG
- a CDS encoding tetrahydromethanopterin S-methyltransferase subunit A, producing the protein MENKYYPWGGDFTACKNDSCVAVVLLQIDYTPPHDVAIYGPLKTENIGIEKIVANLISNPYIRYLVVCGDDIRGHRSGSSLIALHKHGVDEKNRIINAPGAIPYIENLKTEAIKRFQAQIEIIDMIGIKDKKTIDTTIKEKLAKTPGCFGEPYIAIRIKPETTKIDDKRALHARIILNYTGRVKKRGG